A portion of the Malania oleifera isolate guangnan ecotype guangnan chromosome 3, ASM2987363v1, whole genome shotgun sequence genome contains these proteins:
- the LOC131151432 gene encoding uncharacterized protein LOC131151432 yields MGKRDQQKEREKVLAVLELLRKQAPLTVKQEKFCNSACVERFLKAKGDSVKKAARQLRACLSWRESIGTENLIADEFSAELAEGVAYVAGHDEESRPVMIFRIKQDYQKFHSQKLFTRLLVFTLEVAIGTMPRNVEQFVLLFDASFFRSASAFMNLLLAALKIVAEYYPGRLYKAFIIDPPSLFSYIWKGVRPFLELSVATMVVSSLDFEDTLEFNDFYTHPRASSLRFNPSSVPSTAKIGSCSSSRFTFTVSHHFDSLKPWYLSFTDTSSSKVGPTSPSPSLLGPALISPLNARSLSFASPAARAPPGGRPAAKKALFASTPLPERTQPRTPRPSFLQSPAVFFRRECNVSRTERSREAFLPFLKFYRRPYNEMTYRSKMRAPLGGLVSIVSSQLSRRHVSLSQRF; encoded by the exons ATGGGGAAGAGAGATCAGcagaaggagagagagaaggtgTTGGCGGTGCTCGAGCTTCTCAGAAAACAAGCTCCTCTCACTGTAAAACAG GAGAAATTCTGCAACAGCGCTTGTGTGGAGAGGTTCCTGAAAGCGAAGGGGGATAGCGTGAAGAAGGCTGCGAGGCAATTGAGAGCCTGCCTTTCTTGGAGAGAGAGCATTGGCACAG AGAATTTGATAGCTGACGAGTTCTCTGCTGAGCTTGCCGAAGGCGTCGCTTATGTAGCGGGTCATGATGAGGAATCCAGACCTGtgatg ATTTTCCGGATCAAGCAAGATTACCAGAAGTTCCATTCACAGAAGCT GTTTACTCGTTTGCTGGTTTTCACACTAGAAGTCGCCATTGGAACCATGCCTAGAAATGTCGAACAGTTCGTTCTCCTCTTCGATGCAA GCTTTTTCAGATCTGCGTCAGCGTTTATGAATTTATTGCTGGCAGCTTTGAAGATTGTGGCGGAGTACTACCCTGGGCGGCTTTACAAAGCCTTCATAATCGATCCACCCTCACTCTTTTCCTATATCTGGAAG GGTGTTCGTCCATTCCTGGAGCTTTCAGTGGCGACCATGGTCGTCTCCTCCCTCGACTTCGAAGACACGCTGGAATTCAACGACTTCTACACCCACCCCCGAGCCTCCTCCCTACGATTCAACCCTTCCTCCGTCCCATCAACGGCCAAGATCGGATCATGCTCCTCCTCCCGCTTCACCTTCACTGTTTCCCACCACTTTGACTCCCTCAAGCCCTGGTACCTCAGTTTCACCGACACGTCATCCTCCAAGGTGGGACCCACCAGCCCCTCTCCTTCCCTCCTGGGCCCCGCCCTCATCTCCCCCCTCAACGCACGGTCCCTCTCTTTCGCATCGCCGGCCGCCAGAGCACCCCCCGGCGGCAGGCCCGCCGCGAAGAAAGCCCTCTTTGCGTCGACCCCGCTGCCCGAGAGGACCCAACCGAGAACGCCGCGACCGTCGTTCCTCCAGTCGCCGGCCGTGTTCTTCCGGAGGGAGTGCAACGTCAGCAGGACGGAGAGGTCCCGTGAGGCGTTCCTGCCGTTTTTGAAATTCTACAGGAGGCCGTACAACGAGATGACCTACAGGTCAAAGATGAGGGCCCCGCTCGGTGGTCTCGTCTCCATCGTCTCTTCCCAGCTCTCCCGTCGCCACGTGTCGCTATCTCAGCGGTTTTGA